A stretch of the Sphingosinithalassobacter tenebrarum genome encodes the following:
- a CDS encoding xanthine dehydrogenase family protein molybdopterin-binding subunit yields MSKELVMDAADTRRLLDHTAQHLTGAPLDRPEGPLKVSGRATYAHEYAPENCAYGVLVRATIAKGRLLLLGEDVVRGVPGVLGVFSGDRFLRNPAQGTANQAPVQGAEQIEYLGQPIALVVAETFEQARHAAQSLDLRFAPEEDGAFDPEAEGTTVEAPEKKQQDFGDFDAAFADAAFTIDATYTTPAQSNAPMEPHASVASWDGEKLTLWGSYQMLKYNRNELADSLGIDPANIRIHAPYVGGGFGSKLGIAPEAVAAAIAARDIGRPVKIAMSRQQVFETTVRRSESRQRVRLAADKDGVLTGLAHEARVSQLPGEAFSEPVAQATHFLYGGASRRYRHEIARVNRPCAGSMRAPGEAIGMLAIENAMDELAEATGIDPIELRKRNLPDRHPEQDIPYSSRMLAECLDDGARRFGWDKRPARPGEMRDGEWRIGYGVASAARKNITSPAEARVTLTTEGDAVVETDMTDIGTGTYAVLGQIAADMLGLPRERVRVILGDTELPPGPGSGGSWGASSSGSAVLEACVAVKRELADRLGLVADGLVLSDGDVILDNRRIPLADTLGAGPISAHGVFKPGKTSKEYAQAAYGAFFAEVGVNDVTGEVRVRRMLGSFAAGRILNEKTARSQCIGGMVFGIGSALTEELVHDLRDGHIVNRDLAEYHLPVNLDVPQIDVHFLEERDDLTCPLQSKGIGELGISGAGAAITNAIRNAIGVRIRSYPATLDKLLAEMG; encoded by the coding sequence ATGAGCAAGGAACTGGTCATGGACGCGGCGGACACGCGCCGCCTGCTCGATCACACCGCGCAACATCTCACCGGCGCCCCGCTCGACCGGCCCGAAGGCCCGCTCAAGGTCAGCGGCCGCGCGACCTATGCGCATGAATATGCGCCCGAAAACTGTGCCTATGGCGTGCTCGTCCGCGCGACGATCGCCAAGGGCCGGCTGCTCTTGCTCGGCGAGGATGTGGTGCGCGGCGTGCCGGGCGTGCTCGGTGTCTTTTCGGGCGACCGCTTCCTGCGCAACCCGGCGCAGGGCACCGCCAATCAGGCGCCGGTGCAGGGCGCCGAGCAAATCGAATATCTCGGCCAGCCGATCGCCTTGGTCGTCGCCGAGACATTCGAACAGGCGCGTCATGCCGCCCAGTCGCTCGACCTTCGCTTCGCACCCGAGGAGGACGGCGCCTTCGATCCCGAAGCCGAGGGCACGACCGTCGAAGCGCCCGAGAAGAAGCAGCAGGATTTCGGAGATTTCGACGCGGCCTTCGCCGATGCCGCCTTCACGATCGACGCGACCTACACCACGCCTGCGCAAAGCAACGCGCCGATGGAACCGCACGCCTCGGTGGCGTCGTGGGACGGCGAAAAGCTGACACTATGGGGCAGCTATCAGATGCTCAAATACAACCGGAACGAGCTGGCGGACTCGCTCGGCATCGATCCGGCCAATATCCGCATCCACGCGCCCTATGTCGGCGGGGGCTTCGGATCGAAGCTCGGCATCGCGCCGGAGGCCGTCGCCGCCGCGATCGCGGCGCGCGATATCGGTCGTCCGGTCAAGATCGCGATGAGCCGCCAGCAGGTGTTCGAAACCACCGTCCGCCGCTCCGAATCGCGCCAGCGCGTGCGCCTGGCAGCGGACAAGGACGGCGTGCTCACCGGCCTCGCCCACGAAGCCCGCGTCTCGCAATTGCCCGGCGAGGCCTTTTCCGAGCCGGTCGCGCAGGCGACGCACTTCCTCTATGGCGGTGCCAGTCGCCGCTATCGCCACGAAATCGCGCGCGTGAACCGGCCCTGCGCGGGATCGATGCGCGCGCCGGGCGAAGCGATCGGCATGCTCGCGATCGAAAACGCGATGGACGAACTCGCCGAAGCGACCGGCATCGATCCGATCGAACTGCGCAAGCGCAATTTGCCCGATCGCCATCCCGAACAGGATATTCCCTACAGCTCGCGCATGCTCGCCGAATGCCTCGACGACGGCGCGCGCCGCTTCGGCTGGGACAAGCGCCCCGCCCGCCCCGGCGAGATGCGCGACGGCGAGTGGCGCATCGGCTATGGCGTCGCCAGCGCGGCGCGCAAGAACATCACGTCACCGGCCGAGGCGCGGGTAACGCTGACCACGGAGGGCGATGCCGTGGTCGAAACCGACATGACCGATATCGGCACCGGCACCTATGCCGTGCTGGGTCAGATCGCCGCCGACATGCTCGGCCTGCCGCGCGAGCGTGTCCGCGTCATTCTCGGCGATACCGAGCTTCCCCCCGGCCCAGGCTCGGGCGGGAGCTGGGGCGCGTCCTCCAGCGGCTCGGCAGTGCTCGAGGCCTGTGTCGCGGTGAAACGGGAACTCGCCGACCGGCTCGGCCTCGTCGCCGACGGTCTGGTGCTCAGCGACGGCGACGTCATCCTCGACAACCGCCGCATTCCGCTCGCCGATACGCTCGGCGCAGGGCCGATTTCGGCGCATGGCGTGTTCAAGCCCGGCAAGACCAGCAAGGAATATGCACAGGCCGCCTATGGTGCCTTCTTCGCCGAAGTCGGCGTCAACGACGTTACCGGTGAAGTGCGCGTTCGCCGCATGCTCGGCAGCTTCGCCGCCGGGCGCATCCTCAACGAAAAGACCGCGCGCTCGCAATGTATCGGCGGGATGGTGTTCGGCATCGGTTCGGCACTGACCGAAGAGCTGGTCCATGACCTGCGCGACGGCCACATCGTCAATCGCGACCTTGCCGAATATCACTTGCCGGTGAATCTCGACGTGCCGCAGATCGACGTGCATTTCCTCGAGGAACGCGACGATCTGACTTGCCCGCTTCAGTCCAAG